In Desulfopila inferna, a single window of DNA contains:
- a CDS encoding acetate--CoA ligase family protein has protein sequence MDTYPGLEINFEAITELFRTAQGEGRSFLFEYEVYNLLARSGSETPPKSILIPPGARSSEDELTALPGEKVVLKIVSPMIIHKTEVGGVRIVAKTPNSIRSAVRRMLYEVPENYAQWFTKNPDAVHEAYRGLSGEALITAIRRDVKGVLMVQYMPPDSGAFGNELIVGLRNTREFGMVISAGLGGTDTELYAKRFRKGQAIVAASCELIDGESFFELFRKTISYRKLAGLTRGQRRIVTDEQLVECFSSFIEMGRRYSHANADAEFVIEEMEINPYAFTDFLMVPLDGMCRFSLPQAIENHRPVAKIDHLIHPKNIGIIGVSTTRKNFGRIILDNILAEGYPGQDVILIRDGVNEIEGVACVPNLKSLPVKLDLLVVAIGAQQVPELVDEIISLDAANSVMLIPGGMGENEESKERAAQVIAKIDAVHGTQNGGPVFLGANCMGVVSHPGNYDTWFIPEAKLPKDRTAPYHRSTLISQSGAFMLHRSSQCPELAPAYMVSMGNQTDLTLGDMIKYFKDSDQVDVIAVYAEGFNDLDGLEFCRAVRQAVLMGKEVVFYKAGRTPEGKNATSGHTASLAGDYMVCESCVRQAGAIVARSFTEFQDLFLLAENMSHKKIQGNRLAAMSGAGFEAVGMADSIQSDDYHIQLATYSQSTAAKIREILVSKRLDALVTVGNPLDINPSADDETHALIVDALVQDGAVDAIVVGLDPLSPSMHTLLDTAVPAFAMDAENGIVSLLSEVTARSEVPIIGVIDGGRLYDPLRDALLKNGIPVFPVCDRAVAAVSLYIEGRLYMDTIRAGAAI, from the coding sequence ATGGATACTTATCCAGGTCTGGAAATTAATTTCGAGGCTATTACAGAGTTGTTCCGCACCGCGCAGGGAGAAGGACGCAGCTTTCTGTTTGAATATGAAGTCTATAATTTACTTGCCCGTTCCGGGTCTGAGACACCGCCTAAATCGATCCTCATCCCCCCTGGAGCACGCTCGTCTGAAGACGAACTTACGGCCTTGCCGGGAGAGAAGGTTGTATTAAAAATCGTGTCCCCGATGATCATTCATAAAACCGAAGTCGGCGGAGTACGTATCGTTGCCAAAACTCCCAACAGTATTCGTTCCGCCGTCCGTCGCATGTTGTATGAGGTTCCGGAAAATTATGCCCAGTGGTTTACCAAAAACCCGGATGCTGTTCATGAGGCCTACCGGGGACTCTCCGGAGAAGCGCTGATAACGGCCATCCGCCGCGATGTAAAAGGCGTTCTCATGGTGCAATATATGCCGCCGGATTCCGGTGCATTCGGCAATGAGCTTATTGTCGGACTACGAAATACCCGGGAGTTCGGGATGGTCATCAGCGCTGGACTGGGAGGCACCGATACCGAGCTATATGCCAAACGGTTCAGAAAAGGCCAGGCTATAGTTGCTGCCTCCTGCGAGTTGATTGACGGGGAGAGTTTTTTCGAGCTTTTCCGAAAAACAATTTCCTATCGGAAACTGGCAGGGCTCACCCGTGGTCAGCGCCGTATTGTCACCGACGAACAGCTGGTTGAATGTTTCAGTTCCTTCATAGAGATGGGCCGGCGATATTCACACGCCAATGCGGACGCAGAGTTTGTTATTGAGGAAATGGAAATCAACCCCTATGCCTTTACCGATTTCCTGATGGTGCCCCTGGATGGTATGTGTCGCTTTTCTTTGCCTCAGGCAATTGAAAATCACCGGCCAGTGGCTAAAATCGACCACCTGATTCATCCAAAAAACATTGGTATCATAGGTGTTTCGACTACACGGAAAAATTTTGGCCGGATAATTCTCGATAACATTCTTGCCGAAGGATATCCAGGACAAGATGTGATTCTCATTCGGGATGGCGTCAATGAAATTGAGGGCGTGGCATGTGTGCCCAATCTGAAATCATTACCGGTCAAGCTTGATCTTCTGGTCGTCGCAATAGGGGCGCAGCAGGTTCCTGAACTTGTCGATGAAATCATCAGCCTGGATGCCGCGAACAGTGTGATGCTTATTCCCGGCGGAATGGGTGAAAATGAGGAGAGCAAAGAGCGTGCGGCACAGGTGATTGCCAAGATCGACGCGGTGCATGGGACCCAAAATGGTGGGCCGGTCTTTCTCGGTGCCAATTGCATGGGGGTCGTCTCTCATCCCGGCAATTATGATACCTGGTTTATTCCAGAAGCGAAACTGCCCAAAGACCGTACCGCGCCCTACCATCGCTCTACCCTTATCAGCCAGAGTGGCGCTTTTATGCTTCACCGCAGCAGTCAATGTCCTGAACTTGCCCCCGCTTATATGGTTTCCATGGGCAACCAGACTGATTTAACCCTGGGGGATATGATTAAATATTTTAAGGATTCGGATCAGGTGGATGTTATTGCCGTTTATGCCGAAGGTTTTAATGATCTGGATGGCCTCGAATTCTGCAGAGCGGTACGTCAGGCCGTGCTGATGGGTAAAGAGGTTGTGTTTTATAAAGCAGGCCGCACCCCGGAAGGGAAAAATGCCACCAGCGGTCATACAGCGTCTCTGGCTGGTGATTATATGGTCTGCGAAAGTTGTGTCCGTCAGGCCGGTGCGATCGTGGCCCGATCTTTTACAGAATTCCAAGACCTCTTTTTGCTTGCCGAGAACATGAGCCACAAAAAGATCCAGGGCAATCGTCTTGCAGCAATGAGTGGCGCTGGATTTGAAGCAGTCGGTATGGCCGACTCTATCCAGTCGGACGATTATCATATACAGCTCGCCACGTACTCCCAAAGCACCGCTGCAAAAATCAGGGAAATCCTGGTTTCAAAACGCCTCGATGCCTTGGTAACTGTTGGCAACCCCCTGGACATCAACCCTTCTGCCGACGACGAGACCCATGCGCTGATTGTTGATGCCCTTGTACAGGACGGTGCGGTTGATGCCATTGTCGTTGGCCTGGACCCCTTGTCGCCATCCATGCATACCCTTTTGGATACGGCGGTGCCAGCCTTTGCAATGGATGCGGAGAATGGTATTGTCTCCCTGTTATCCGAGGTGACTGCGCGAAGTGAGGTGCCAATCATTGGCGTCATCGACGGTGGCCGGCTCTACGACCCTCTGCGTGACGCACTCCTGAAAAACGGCATACCGGTATTTCCCGTATGCGACCGTGCCGTTGCCGCAGTTTCTCTTTATATCGAAGGCCGTCTTTATATGGATACAATCAGGGCCGGGGCGGCAATTTAG
- a CDS encoding MFS transporter, with product MKSRLFDCFRCKSLSNPVQNLLLLLILWGLWYLAFATRMIVAPLLPLIANELAINHTMAGGLYLFAGVGATIASLLAGFLAIRIGIKRLIILSFLMIACTAVGIFFARSYFMLAGLLFILGLSGGFYLPCAIPMLTSIFQPGNWGKAISVHETAAGFSFLSVPFIVAYTLDFLEWRLLFIIFAGTVTMAILAFWSLAPNPQANRGKRANLQAILKRTDFWIILALWVNCGMTSMGVYSIIPLYLVDEKAMEIDFANKILGFSRIGGFIGQVVIGFFLDRFSTKKIMFCLVLASGISTLGLALIDSQWLFLSLLLLQGTFSVVFFPVGIMAISQLADFNERGVYAGTIMAVSQMMGIGLTPFMLGAIADIWSFRTGLILLGILTLCHCPILKFLKRI from the coding sequence ATGAAGAGCAGACTATTCGATTGCTTTCGATGCAAGTCTCTTTCTAATCCCGTGCAAAATCTGCTGTTGCTCTTGATTCTCTGGGGATTATGGTACCTGGCATTTGCTACCCGTATGATTGTCGCCCCGCTGCTGCCGCTCATTGCAAATGAGCTTGCCATAAATCATACCATGGCCGGAGGACTGTATCTGTTTGCCGGCGTGGGGGCGACCATCGCCAGCCTGCTTGCCGGGTTCCTGGCCATTAGAATTGGCATCAAGAGGCTGATCATCTTGAGCTTTCTGATGATTGCCTGCACTGCGGTTGGAATTTTCTTTGCAAGAAGCTATTTCATGCTCGCCGGCTTACTGTTTATTCTGGGCCTGAGCGGCGGTTTTTATCTTCCGTGCGCGATTCCCATGCTGACCTCAATCTTCCAGCCCGGCAATTGGGGGAAGGCTATTTCGGTGCATGAAACTGCTGCCGGATTCAGCTTTCTTTCAGTACCCTTTATCGTCGCATATACTTTGGATTTTCTTGAATGGCGTCTGCTGTTCATTATTTTTGCCGGCACTGTGACCATGGCCATCCTGGCATTCTGGTCTCTTGCCCCCAATCCACAAGCGAACAGAGGCAAAAGAGCCAATCTGCAGGCCATTTTAAAGCGAACCGACTTTTGGATTATTCTGGCCTTGTGGGTTAACTGCGGTATGACCAGCATGGGTGTCTATAGTATAATCCCCTTATATCTGGTGGACGAAAAGGCAATGGAAATCGATTTCGCCAATAAGATCTTAGGATTTTCCCGGATTGGCGGATTTATCGGCCAGGTCGTCATCGGGTTCTTCCTGGACCGCTTCAGCACTAAAAAAATCATGTTTTGTCTGGTGCTGGCTTCCGGGATCTCCACTCTGGGGTTGGCCCTGATCGACAGCCAATGGCTATTCTTAAGCCTTCTGCTGTTACAAGGCACTTTTAGTGTGGTGTTTTTTCCTGTTGGGATAATGGCCATTTCACAACTGGCCGATTTTAACGAAAGAGGCGTTTACGCCGGAACAATCATGGCCGTATCACAAATGATGGGGATTGGACTCACCCCTTTTATGCTGGGGGCCATCGCCGATATCTGGAGTTTCCGGACAGGCCTGATCCTTCTGGGCATTTTAACACTGTGCCATTGCCCGATTCTAAAATTCCTCAAAAGAATATGA
- a CDS encoding IclR family transcriptional regulator produces MNITKTKNGNSSSAEKALNILLAFTPDNNEMGTTELSEKLGLHKSTTSRLIKLLVSTNFLQQNPLNKKYLLGGSALRIGHATTRSLDSKLLAVAHPCLAELSQLLGESVAMEMLSGTNVVLALHVEGPSHIRFNFEQGEQVPINVAAGAKVILSQSDPKLVEIFIEQEFQKFNENTIVSKAEYRKLLKEIKKTGIAYDKGERYLNTHAMATPIYNLEGQTKAAVVIAGPAYRLTDSFLESAIKPLRETADKISKLLFH; encoded by the coding sequence ATGAACATTACGAAGACAAAAAACGGCAACAGCTCTTCAGCTGAAAAAGCTCTCAATATTTTACTGGCCTTTACCCCGGACAACAACGAGATGGGTACAACTGAACTGAGCGAAAAGCTGGGCTTGCACAAATCGACCACCAGCAGATTGATCAAACTGCTGGTAAGCACCAATTTCCTGCAGCAAAACCCGCTCAATAAAAAATATCTGCTCGGAGGTTCGGCGTTGAGAATCGGCCATGCCACGACGAGATCGCTTGACAGCAAACTCCTCGCTGTGGCTCACCCTTGCCTTGCGGAACTCTCTCAATTATTAGGGGAAAGTGTTGCAATGGAAATGCTCTCCGGAACCAACGTGGTGCTGGCACTTCACGTGGAAGGACCCAGCCATATCCGGTTCAATTTTGAGCAGGGAGAGCAAGTCCCGATAAACGTTGCAGCCGGGGCAAAGGTCATTTTGTCACAAAGTGATCCGAAGCTGGTGGAGATATTCATCGAACAGGAATTTCAAAAATTCAACGAAAATACCATTGTCTCCAAAGCCGAATACCGGAAACTTCTCAAGGAAATCAAAAAAACCGGTATCGCCTATGATAAAGGGGAACGTTACCTGAATACTCATGCCATGGCGACTCCCATCTATAATCTGGAGGGCCAGACCAAAGCGGCAGTGGTCATAGCCGGACCGGCGTACCGGTTGACGGACAGTTTTCTGGAATCAGCAATTAAACCCTTACGGGAAACCGCTGACAAAATATCGAAACTGCTTTTCCATTAA
- a CDS encoding DODA-type extradiol aromatic ring-opening family dioxygenase, producing the protein MSGKTEQRRKERQGSIIFISHGGGPWPLLNDPRHENLINFLKNVPATLISPSAILVISAHWEEDSPAIQSNRHPEMLYDYYGFPEESYQITYPAPGQPELAADISAILTRDGIKACLDSDRGFDHGLFVPIKIMYPAATIPCLQLSLLKSLDPAEHIDLGRALRELRQKNILIIGSGSSFHNLRAFREPPTQKTTAWNEAFENWLRDVMTNRQLSEAERERQLTNWFDAPGARYCHPREEHLLPLHVCYGVAEGPADKVIEVEYMERKASMYVWSI; encoded by the coding sequence CCCCTGCTTAACGATCCTCGTCATGAAAATCTGATCAATTTTTTAAAAAATGTCCCAGCGACACTTATTTCTCCCTCAGCAATACTGGTGATCAGCGCCCATTGGGAAGAAGATTCGCCTGCCATCCAAAGCAATCGACATCCGGAAATGCTTTACGATTATTATGGATTTCCTGAAGAATCTTATCAGATCACCTACCCTGCGCCGGGGCAACCTGAGCTTGCCGCTGACATTTCGGCTATACTGACTAGAGACGGGATAAAGGCATGCCTGGACAGTGATCGCGGCTTCGATCATGGACTTTTTGTTCCTATAAAGATCATGTATCCGGCGGCGACAATACCGTGTCTCCAATTATCTCTTCTCAAAAGCCTCGATCCAGCAGAGCATATTGATTTAGGACGGGCACTAAGAGAATTACGGCAAAAGAATATATTAATTATCGGCTCGGGTTCTTCCTTTCACAACCTTCGCGCCTTTCGAGAACCACCGACGCAGAAAACAACGGCCTGGAATGAAGCGTTTGAGAACTGGCTCAGGGATGTTATGACAAACAGGCAATTGTCCGAAGCTGAAAGAGAACGACAACTGACCAACTGGTTCGATGCTCCCGGTGCAAGATATTGTCATCCTCGCGAAGAACATTTATTACCCTTGCATGTTTGCTATGGGGTCGCCGAAGGTCCCGCGGATAAGGTAATAGAAGTTGAATATATGGAGAGAAAGGCAAGTATGTATGTCTGGTCGATTTAA